The proteins below are encoded in one region of Verrucomicrobiia bacterium:
- a CDS encoding IS3 family transposase, producing the protein MRRPPSQAVAARNRGVLERVQQLKGEHPFWGYRRIWAHLRFVDGLRVNKKRVYRMMQRQGLLVKPDRKLKARRVSHRPKPRPTRPNQWWGIDLTKVMTETGWVYLVLVLDWYTKKIVGHHTGRRATGPDWLLALRRALNRQFPDSRRPEELSLMSDNGSQPASLGFMRGCARLGVRQAFTCYNNPRGNADTERMMRTLKEELVWLREWKGETDLAEAVNGWIETYNETYLHSALGYQPPNRFEKTYNLSPMTPYQAA; encoded by the coding sequence GTGAGGCGCCCGCCCTCGCAAGCTGTGGCGGCTCGCAACCGGGGGGTGTTGGAACGCGTTCAACAGCTAAAAGGAGAGCATCCCTTTTGGGGGTACCGGCGAATCTGGGCGCACCTGCGCTTTGTGGACGGGCTGAGAGTGAACAAAAAGCGGGTCTACCGGATGATGCAGCGACAGGGGCTTTTGGTCAAGCCGGACCGGAAGCTGAAAGCCAGGCGGGTCTCCCATCGTCCCAAACCCCGGCCTACCCGGCCCAATCAGTGGTGGGGCATCGACCTGACCAAGGTGATGACGGAAACCGGCTGGGTCTATTTGGTGCTCGTTTTGGACTGGTACACCAAGAAAATCGTCGGCCACCACACCGGCCGGCGGGCCACCGGCCCGGACTGGCTTTTGGCCTTGCGGCGCGCGTTGAACCGGCAGTTTCCGGACAGTCGGAGGCCGGAGGAGCTCTCCTTGATGTCCGACAACGGCAGCCAGCCCGCCTCCCTGGGGTTTATGCGGGGCTGCGCCCGCTTGGGCGTGCGCCAAGCCTTCACCTGTTACAACAACCCCCGAGGGAATGCCGACACCGAGCGGATGATGCGCACCCTAAAAGAGGAATTGGTCTGGCTTCGAGAATGGAAGGGAGAAACCGATCTGGCGGAGGCGGTGAACGGCTGGATCGAAACGTACAACGAAACCTACCTGCACTCGGCCCTGGGCTACCAGCCGCCGAACAGGTTCGAGAAAACCTATAACCTCAGCCCGATGACTCCATATCAGGCCGCTTGA